The sequence GCGGAATCGCAGCTCCTCTTGCATCGCATCCAGCTTTTTGCGCCGGACCATTTCCTCGCCGCGAGGAGCCTGCTGGCTCTTGCCAAATGGAAAACAGAGGACGGCAGGAGCGATGCGGCGATGGCCATCCATGATGCCCTGCTGGCAAGCGCAAGCCCCCCGCGCACCAAGGGCGAGGCCGCGTTCTCAAGTGCGAGGGAAGCCTACCGGAACGGGGATGCCAAGCGCGCCGCTGAGCTTTTCGCACAAGCGGCGGAGCTGCTCGATGGCAATGACCGCGAGGCGGCCGCCTTCAACATCGCGCTCGCAGGCCTTGCCCTGGACGATTCCGCCCCGCTGACCGTGCAGAACCTCGATCCGGAAGCGAAAAAAAGACTCGCCGCTGACCTCGCGCTGGAACGGGCGCTTTCCGAGGATTCCGCCGAAAAGGCGAAGGTCGCGCTCGATGGGTTCCTAAGGGAAAACCCCGGCCACCCGCGCGCCGCGGAAGCCCGCCTGGCCATCGCGGAGGCCGCCCTTGCATCCGCCCCACCCGATCTGTCGCTCGCCCAGGCACAGCTTGACACCCTGCTCGAATCCGCCGCCGATCCTCCAGGCCCAAAGGATCCCAGGCTGGAGCTTGTGAAGCTGCGGCTTCTCGACATTTCGGAGAGCGGAGAGGAAACCATCGCTCTCGCCACACGCATTGCGGAGGATTTCCCAGGCAGTCCGGCCGCTTCCGAGGCATCCCTGATCCTTGGGAAGTGCCTTTTCAAGAACGGCCGCTACAACGAAGCCCGCCTCACCCTTGAGAAACTCGCCACCTCCGAGCCGGGCACCCAGCGCTCGCAGGCCGCGCTGCTCCTCGCCGCACGCTCTGCCGCCCTCGGAGCAACCGCACAATCCCGGGAGGAAGCGCTGAGTCTTTTCGACCGCACAATGGCCGTTGACGGGCCGCTCAAATCCCTCGCCCTGCTGGAGAAGGCGCGCCTGCTCATCGACCTCAACCGACTGCCCGCCGCCATCGAGTCCCTGCGCTCCGCCTACTCCGCAACCACCCCGGACGACCCATCACGGCTCCCGACCGGGCTGTTGCTCGCGGAGGCCATCTACGGACTTGGCGACAGCGACCCGGAAAGCCTTTCCGAAGCCCTGGGGATCTACGACAGCCTGGTGGATCTCACCAAGGGCAACCTGGCCACCCACTTCCGCCTGCAATACCTCAGGGGGCTGACCCTGGAGAAACTCCCCGATCCCGCAGACCCGACAAAGACCCGCCTCGCCGAGGCGCGCGACGCCTATTTCTCCGTGCTCGACCGCCCTACCGATCCTCCGCCCCCAGAGTGGGAATGGTTCGAACGCAGCGGATTCCGCTTGCTCACCATCCTGGAAAACCAACGGAACTGGAAAGCAGCCATTTCCATTGCGGAAAAACTTTCCTCCTTTGGCGGGCCGCGCGCCGAGGAAGCCGCCACCCGCGCACGTCAGCTACGCCTCAAGCACCTCGTCTGGGATGACTGAAGTCGTTCTTCCTTGGAGCCGAATATGGGAATTCATTCATAACACGACTGTTGCCGGGAGAATCGTGCATCCTTCACGTTGACCGGGAGCGCACCCGGCAGAGCCAACTCCGGTCAACCCAGATTCCGCGGTTCGATGCAGGCTTCTTCACCGCAAAGGATCTCAGAGCCTTGCCTGTTCGACGGGAAGAAGATTCCCCTGACACTTTGATTCACACTATGGGTGGAATGGGAGCACCGCCACCCCTGAAATCTCGCCCAACTGAGTTTCCCAGGCTTCGCTGCTTTGGTCTCTGCCGCGAGATCCCAAGAGCGCGGCCCCGGGATCACCGCCCGCTGATCAAGCGCATGGTGCAATGGGCGGAACCATCGGCCCGCCACCGTCAGGACGTGGCCTCTCCTCAAGCAGGACATGATAGATACGGAGCGTGACCATGTCATGCATGATGCGTGCACCTTCCTCCCTTCTTCCTTGAAAGTTGAATGTTGAAATTTGAGAGTCGCACATGAACTACAACCGCTGCGGCGACTCCGGCATCCTTCTCCCCGAGATCTCCCTCGGCTTCTGGCACAACTTCGGCCACTGCGATGACTTCCAGGAAGCCCGCAAAATCATGCGACGTGCCTTTGATCGCGGAGTCACCCATTTCGATCTCGCGAACAATTACGGCCCGCCTCCCGGCTCCGCCGAGGAAAATGTGGGACGCATCCTTGCAGAGGATTTCGCCTGCCACCGCGACGAGCTTTTCATCTCCACCAAGGCCGGGCACCTGATGTGGGGCGGCCCCTACGGCGAGTGGGGATCACGGAAACACATGCTTGCCTCGCTCGACCAATCGCTGCGCCGCCTGCGCCTGCCGTATGTGGATGTCTTCTACTCCCACCGTCCCGATCCGGACACGCGGCTTGAGGAGACCATGTCCGCGCTCGCCACCGCCGTGAATTCAGGCAAAGCGCTCTACGCCGGCCTTTCGAAATACCCACTGAAGAAACTGAAGAAGGCGGTCAAGCTCCTCAAGCAGATGGGCATACGCTGCCTCGTCTATCAGCCACCCTACTCCATCCTGAACCGATGGCCGGAAAAGGAAGGCATCCTCGATTACCTGTTAGAGGAAAAAATCGGCTGCGTCGTTTTCTCCCCCCTCGCCCAGGGGATGCTGACGCCTAAATATGTGGATGGCATCCCGGAAGGCTCGCGCGCCGCAAGGCCGGAAGGATTTCTCACGGAGGAGCAGGTCACCGCCCAGCAGGAAAAAATCCGCGCCCTTGCCGATCTCGCCGCCGCCCAGGGGATGTCGCTAAACCACATGGCTCTGCGTTTTTCCCTGAACCACAAGGCCGTTACCTCCTCCATCATCGGGGCACGCACTGTCGCCCAACTCGATGATTCCCTCAATGCCATGGCATCTCCTGAGCTGTCAGATTCCATACTGGCCGCCATCGATGGCATCGCCCCCACAGTGAAAAGCAAAAAAGCGGAAGGCTAGGAAACAACACAAAAAACGGGCACCCTATCATGGATGCCCGTATGAGAAATTTCAGTCCTTGCAGATCACTCCGCTGCATCCTTCTTCTTTTTCTTCTCGCCCTTGGGCTTCTGCTCCTTGGCTGGCTTCACCTTGGCTGGCTTGTCCTTGGCTGGCTTGTCCTTTTTCATCTCGGCCTTCTCCTCTTTGCTAAGCTTGCCGTCCTTGTCCTTGTCATACTTCTCAAGCTGCTCCGGGGTCGGCCCCTTGGCCCTTCTTTTCTCTTTTCCCTGTTCCGCGTGGGCGATTCCCATGAAGGCGGCGAGCGCGGCGATAACGACTAGCGATTTGGTTTTCATTTGGTTTCTGTAACGGCAGGCGGTTGTGCCCGCGCTTATTAAAACACCGTCGGCGAAGCCGGGTTGCGGAGAATCCGAAGAAAAAGGCCGCCCGGAATCCGGACGGCCTTTCGCTCAGGTGTTTCGGATCACTCGGTCACGCCGGGAGCCTCGCCGTCGCCTTCCGGGGCGGGCTTGCCCCTGCCGTCACGGGTATGCTGCTGCCTGCCATCGCCGCCGGGACGATGGCCGCCCATGGCCTTGCGCATCTCGGCACGCTCCTCCTCGTTGAGTTGGCCGTCCCCGTCCTTGTCGAATCTCTCGAGCATGCGGGCTTTCATGGCTTCGCGGGCGGCCTTGCGCTCCTCTTCGTTGAGCTTGCCGTCGCCGTCCTTGTCGAACTTTGCGAGCATTTCCGGAGGCAGCTTGCGATCGGGACGATTTGCGAGTGCCGCCCTGGCTGCGGCGCGCTCTTCCTCGCTGAGCTTGCCGTCGCCGTCCTTGTCG comes from Akkermansiaceae bacterium and encodes:
- a CDS encoding tetratricopeptide repeat protein, with protein sequence MKAIFTAISLLCAAASAAPFEPLFDSAKRAMQDGLWDVAAIRLREASAAPDAAPEILPSVQRLLGECLVRSGRPDDALDVLGQSAVRDLPEAAFWAGQALAGKGRFAEAVGMLLKVATDPANPLRPEASFTAANLQLSLGLPDAALATLSLLRDSPDRGANAEALLRRIAILIDQGRPGEAREIFPGADDIPEDQIRFASLLQGYLSLSQGEPAAAQQVFASLLGDPTGQGIGRYNLAAIGMADAIAAQGNTLAAVESLFSFIQSRPETARLAPMFQRINSWLPEDILTTDHPALVRLAGWLPKTIPPAAGLINIETGTAEAAYPSAAARLTDLEVFSMYARAMGLRRVDTPVAKAESQLLLHRIQLFAPDHFLAARSLLALAKWKTEDGRSDAAMAIHDALLASASPPRTKGEAAFSSAREAYRNGDAKRAAELFAQAAELLDGNDREAAAFNIALAGLALDDSAPLTVQNLDPEAKKRLAADLALERALSEDSAEKAKVALDGFLRENPGHPRAAEARLAIAEAALASAPPDLSLAQAQLDTLLESAADPPGPKDPRLELVKLRLLDISESGEETIALATRIAEDFPGSPAASEASLILGKCLFKNGRYNEARLTLEKLATSEPGTQRSQAALLLAARSAALGATAQSREEALSLFDRTMAVDGPLKSLALLEKARLLIDLNRLPAAIESLRSAYSATTPDDPSRLPTGLLLAEAIYGLGDSDPESLSEALGIYDSLVDLTKGNLATHFRLQYLRGLTLEKLPDPADPTKTRLAEARDAYFSVLDRPTDPPPPEWEWFERSGFRLLTILENQRNWKAAISIAEKLSSFGGPRAEEAATRARQLRLKHLVWDD
- a CDS encoding aldo/keto reductase, giving the protein MNYNRCGDSGILLPEISLGFWHNFGHCDDFQEARKIMRRAFDRGVTHFDLANNYGPPPGSAEENVGRILAEDFACHRDELFISTKAGHLMWGGPYGEWGSRKHMLASLDQSLRRLRLPYVDVFYSHRPDPDTRLEETMSALATAVNSGKALYAGLSKYPLKKLKKAVKLLKQMGIRCLVYQPPYSILNRWPEKEGILDYLLEEKIGCVVFSPLAQGMLTPKYVDGIPEGSRAARPEGFLTEEQVTAQQEKIRALADLAAAQGMSLNHMALRFSLNHKAVTSSIIGARTVAQLDDSLNAMASPELSDSILAAIDGIAPTVKSKKAEG
- a CDS encoding EF-hand domain-containing protein, which codes for MKTKSLVVIAALAAFMGIAHAEQGKEKRRAKGPTPEQLEKYDKDKDGKLSKEEKAEMKKDKPAKDKPAKVKPAKEQKPKGEKKKKKDAAE
- a CDS encoding EF-hand domain-containing protein, which translates into the protein MKTNTLIVIAASIGLIGTAAAEEGKQRPERKLPPEMLKKFDKDGDGKLSEEERAAARAALANRPDRKLPPEMLAKFDKDGDGKLNEEERKAAREAMKARMLERFDKDGDGQLNEEERAEMRKAMGGHRPGGDGRQQHTRDGRGKPAPEGDGEAPGVTE